The Chryseobacterium shigense genome segment AGAGGATATATTGAAACCAATATCATCCCGAATATGAAAGGAATAAGTAATCTGACGATCGTTCTGGCATTGGTTTTTGCCACCAACGGAACCTTTTCGCTTATCAATGGATTCAATGAAAATTCGGATGAAAAACTTACTGATGTAAAAGAATTTATACTCTCTTTTTTTATAACAATAGGCTTTATCACGATTGTCTTTCTTGCGCTTTTCGGGGTATATTATGTGGAAGTTGTAATGAAGCTTTTTACGCCGGCTTATGATATTTCGTGGCTGGTGAATAACCTTTCCAAGATCATCGGGTTTGTATCTTTTCCGCTGTTTTATTTCATTCTTCTGACCCTTTTCTACTGGCTGGGAACGGTGAAGATTGCCAGATTCAGACAGGCGGTTCCAGGAGCCATTTTAACAACGGTTTTATTTGTTATCACTACATTCCTCTTTGCATTTTATGTAAAAGATATTGCAAGATATAACGTTCTTTACGGGTCCATCGGAAGTATGATCTTACTTATGGTTTGGGTGAATGTTAATGTATACCTTCTGTTGTTTGGCAACGAGCTGAATATGGCACTCAGAAAACTGAGAATTGAAAAATTGCTTTCTGATGAAATTCAAAAAGAAGCGGTTCATTATCATGCATCAGTCACAGAACCGAACCTGGAAAGTGATGACGAGCATAAAAGAAGGCTTGATGAGAGAAAATAATTAGTTTTCCACCTCATTTATATCTTTTTTGGAACTCACACTTAATATTATAAATCCTAAAAAAGCGGCTAGGAAAGAAGCGATCAGAATGGCAAATTTAGCCTCATCCTGAATAGGAATTTCATCTTTAAATGATAGCAGGGCAATGAAAATAGACATAGTGAAACCTATTCCCGCCAGCAATCCTACACCAGCCATTTGAAGCCATGTGCTGTTGTACGGAAGGGTACTGATTTTTAATTTAATAGCAATAAAAGAAAACAGGTTAATTCCGATCAGTTTTCCCAGAATCAGCCCGCAGATAATTCCCAAACCCAGTGTACTTGTCACTCCGGCTGCCATTTCGTTGGTAAAAGCGATATTGGTATTTGTTAAGGCAAATATTGGCATGATCAGGAAGCTTACCGGAAAATGAAGCTTATGCTCCAGTTTTTCAAGAGGAGAGATTTCTGTATCAGACACATTCGTGGGAATGGAGAAGGCAAGCAACACCCCCGCTATTGTTGCATGAATTCCGGAATGATGAAGAAAATACCATAGAAATAATCCGGGAATAATATAAAAAATAAGACGGGTAACTTTCAGAAAATTTAAAAGAAAAAGCAATGCCGCTGTTCCAAATGAGAGCAGGAGATAGGTCCAGTGAATCTGTTCGGTATAAAAAACAGCAATGACCAGAATAGCTCCCAGATCATCTACAATAGCCAGCGCTGCAAGGAATATTTTAATGGAATTCGGAATTCTTTTCCCAAGCATTGAAATGATGGCAAGTGAAAAAGCAATATCCGTAGCCATAGGAATTCCCCAGCCGTTGCTGTATTCCGTGCCGCTATTGAAAATGGTATAGATGACAGCCGGAACCAGCATTCCGCCTACAGCCGCAAATATAGGAAGGGAAGCGTTTTTGAAAGAAGACAGTTCACCTTCTATCATTTCTCTTTTGATCTCAAGCCCAACCAGCAGGAAGAAAACAGCCATAAGACCGTCATTGATCCATATGCTGACAGGGTAGGTGAGATGAAAAAGGCGAGTTCCCACTTCCTTGTCTAAAAAGTGCTGAAAAAGCTCACCTGCAGAAGAATTAGCAATTAATAATGAAACCAGTACACAAAAAATAAGTATAATTCCTGAGGCCTGGTTGCTGTTGAAAAATTTTTTAAAATATAGAGTTAAATTCATGTTTATGATTGCAGTCGCCTCACTCTTGAAACTCCGTCAATATCTTTAAGCTTTTTAAATGTTTCTTCCAGCTGACCTTTATTTTTAACTTCAAGGTTGATGTTACCCATAAAGATACCGTCGTTGGATTCTATAGACATACTTTTCATATCCATTCCCATGCTTCCGCTGATCACGGTTGTAATATCGTTGATCATTCCCATTCTGTCAAGACCTTCAATTTCGATCTTAACCCTGTTTTTGAAGCTTTCCGCATTTACCCATTTGGCAGGGATCACACGGTAATCATACTGTGCTCTCAGGTTAATGGCATTCGGGCAGTTGTCACTGTGTACTTTGATACCATCTGAAATTGTAATGAACCCGAAAATTTTATCACCGGGAATTACCGTACAGCATTTTGCATAAGTGTAATTCAGTTTTTCTTCATCTTTCCCGAAAACAATCATATCAAGGTTCTGCTCTTTCGGTTCCTCAAACTGGACGTTTTTCGACGGGGATTTTCTGAATCTTGAAAGTAAATTATTGAATACGTTTTTACTTTCAATATATTTTCTCAGGCTGCTGACATCCAGTTCGTTGCTCTGGAATTTAAGATATAATTCCTGGGAAGATTTAAGATTGAAAAATTTCTGCAGCTTATTAACCTCTTCATCATTAAAATTGATCTTGGCATGACGAAGCTTTCTTTGAAGAATTTCTTTTCCGTCTTCTACCAGCTGGTTCTTCTGGGAATTCAGGTAACTTTTGATCTTGGACTTGGCTTTGGAGGTTACTACAAATTCCAGCCAGTCAGATTTAGGCTTCTGATTCTGTGAAGATAAAATATCGATCTGGTCGCCATTCTGAAGTACATAAGAAATAGGGAC includes the following:
- a CDS encoding YihY/virulence factor BrkB family protein, with the translated sequence MNIKVPRFILKIQEFFDDIHIPVLGISLWQMFQIYISGIFKGKIGRKAAAISWSFTISLFPFLLFLLSVLPYMPHYDKLQFYIFEVLMHNVFPSNMEGDVRGYIETNIIPNMKGISNLTIVLALVFATNGTFSLINGFNENSDEKLTDVKEFILSFFITIGFITIVFLALFGVYYVEVVMKLFTPAYDISWLVNNLSKIIGFVSFPLFYFILLTLFYWLGTVKIARFRQAVPGAILTTVLFVITTFLFAFYVKDIARYNVLYGSIGSMILLMVWVNVNVYLLLFGNELNMALRKLRIEKLLSDEIQKEAVHYHASVTEPNLESDDEHKRRLDERK
- the nhaA gene encoding Na+/H+ antiporter NhaA translates to MNLTLYFKKFFNSNQASGIILIFCVLVSLLIANSSAGELFQHFLDKEVGTRLFHLTYPVSIWINDGLMAVFFLLVGLEIKREMIEGELSSFKNASLPIFAAVGGMLVPAVIYTIFNSGTEYSNGWGIPMATDIAFSLAIISMLGKRIPNSIKIFLAALAIVDDLGAILVIAVFYTEQIHWTYLLLSFGTAALLFLLNFLKVTRLIFYIIPGLFLWYFLHHSGIHATIAGVLLAFSIPTNVSDTEISPLEKLEHKLHFPVSFLIMPIFALTNTNIAFTNEMAAGVTSTLGLGIICGLILGKLIGINLFSFIAIKLKISTLPYNSTWLQMAGVGLLAGIGFTMSIFIALLSFKDEIPIQDEAKFAILIASFLAAFLGFIILSVSSKKDINEVEN